The following are from one region of the Jatrophihabitans telluris genome:
- a CDS encoding nitroreductase family deazaflavin-dependent oxidoreductase, with product MPLTGEYQPSPDNRAREQVELYESSGGTDGTTLNGMPVIVLTTKGAKSGKLRKTPLMRVEHEGDYAVVASLGGAPKHPVWYFNLLQTPDVELQDGPAKRDYRAREVTGEEKSAWWERAVAAYPPYADYQKRTEREIPVFVLEPTD from the coding sequence ATGCCATTGACCGGTGAATACCAGCCCAGTCCCGACAACCGCGCCCGCGAGCAGGTGGAGCTCTACGAGTCCTCCGGCGGGACGGACGGCACCACCCTGAACGGAATGCCGGTGATCGTCCTGACCACCAAGGGCGCCAAGTCCGGCAAGCTCCGCAAGACTCCACTGATGCGCGTCGAGCACGAGGGCGACTACGCCGTCGTCGCCTCGCTCGGGGGCGCCCCCAAGCATCCCGTCTGGTACTTCAACCTGCTGCAGACACCGGACGTCGAATTGCAGGACGGTCCGGCGAAGCGGGACTACCGGGCTCGCGAGGTGACGGGCGAGGAGAAGTCAGCGTGGTGGGAACGGGCGGTCGCGGCCTACCCGCCGTACGCCGACTATCAGAAGCGCACCGAGCGTGAGATCCCGGTGTTCGTGCTGGAGCCGACCGACTGA
- the pstC gene encoding phosphate ABC transporter permease subunit PstC gives MTERTPRHGDAESSEPPQFSDPLTEIEQRAGRQSAAGDAPVTIDVSGARASTVGASEPVIGSSEPAAIALNDDQPVFGAGSTALGASKGTVRMGDRVFRGLTEGAGLFVVLLIALVAVFLLVKAIPAIAHDKSNFLTSRQWDVDGATLHFGVLPLLYVTVAISVLAMAIAVPVAIGIALFITNYAPARLARPVAYVIDLLAAIPSIIYGVWGIEVLAPRIQPVADFFTSKLGGFALFKDYNVKGGSIFSGGVVLAIMILPIVTAVARDVFERTPRQNVEAAWALGATRWEMIRLAVLPYGRPGLVSGAMLGLGRALGETIAISLILSKVSNSGDFSWSLFNGGETFASKIANNASEFNGGRQTGAFIAAGLVLFVLTFAVNAAARAVVNRRREFS, from the coding sequence ATGACCGAACGCACTCCGCGGCACGGTGACGCCGAATCGAGCGAGCCACCGCAGTTCTCCGATCCGTTGACCGAGATCGAGCAGCGCGCCGGCCGGCAGTCGGCTGCCGGCGATGCCCCGGTGACCATCGACGTGAGTGGTGCCCGTGCCTCGACGGTCGGCGCCAGTGAGCCGGTGATCGGCTCGAGCGAGCCCGCCGCCATCGCTCTCAACGACGACCAGCCCGTGTTCGGCGCCGGCTCCACCGCGCTCGGGGCCTCCAAAGGCACCGTTCGGATGGGCGACCGCGTGTTCCGTGGCCTGACCGAGGGCGCCGGCCTGTTCGTCGTCCTGCTCATCGCTCTCGTCGCGGTGTTCCTGTTGGTCAAGGCGATTCCGGCGATCGCCCACGACAAGTCGAACTTCCTCACCTCCCGCCAGTGGGACGTCGACGGCGCGACGTTGCACTTCGGAGTGCTTCCGCTGCTGTACGTCACGGTGGCCATCTCCGTGCTAGCGATGGCGATCGCCGTGCCGGTGGCCATCGGCATCGCACTGTTCATCACGAACTACGCCCCCGCCCGCCTGGCTCGACCCGTTGCCTACGTGATCGATCTGCTGGCCGCGATCCCGTCGATCATCTACGGCGTGTGGGGTATCGAGGTGCTGGCGCCCAGGATCCAGCCGGTGGCCGACTTCTTCACCAGCAAGCTCGGCGGCTTCGCGTTGTTCAAGGACTACAACGTCAAGGGCGGCAGCATCTTCTCCGGCGGCGTGGTGCTGGCGATCATGATCCTGCCCATCGTGACCGCCGTGGCCCGTGACGTCTTCGAGCGCACGCCCCGGCAGAACGTCGAGGCCGCGTGGGCCCTCGGTGCCACCCGCTGGGAGATGATCCGGCTGGCCGTGCTGCCCTACGGCCGACCCGGTCTGGTCAGTGGCGCGATGCTCGGCCTGGGACGGGCCCTCGGGGAAACCATCGCCATCTCGCTGATCCTGTCGAAGGTGTCCAACAGCGGGGACTTCTCGTGGTCTCTGTTCAACGGTGGCGAGACGTTCGCCTCCAAGATCGCCAACAACGCCTCGGAGTTCAACGGCGGCCGGCAGACCGGCGCATTCATCGCGGCCGGCCTGGTCCTGTTCGTCCTGACCTTCGCCGTGAACGCCGCGGCTCGCGCCGTGGTGAACCGTCGGAGGGAATTCTCATGA
- a CDS encoding VC0807 family protein, whose protein sequence is MAPLLGKGLRMAARPDTSARHVVDMPGPAAIARRAFSTLLIASVLPMGVFYLTYAMSGLRAAVGVTVAWYYAGLLLRVLQRRPLLGAALLGAGLLTIRAVVMFWTGSAFLYFLQPVAGTVATATAIAITAMTGRPLIDRLAHDFCPFSPDLSERLRENRFFHYASALWTLTYFINAAGTVWLLSRSSIGGFLVMKSVLSPLLSATAVLLSYLTFRLLMRKENVVIRWGHVQPVAV, encoded by the coding sequence ATGGCACCGCTGCTGGGAAAGGGACTGCGAATGGCCGCTCGGCCGGATACGTCGGCTCGTCACGTCGTGGACATGCCTGGACCGGCAGCCATCGCCCGCCGAGCCTTCTCGACGCTGCTCATCGCGTCGGTTCTGCCGATGGGCGTCTTCTACCTGACCTACGCGATGTCCGGGCTGCGCGCCGCCGTCGGCGTCACGGTTGCCTGGTACTACGCGGGCCTGCTGCTGCGGGTTCTCCAGCGCCGTCCGCTGCTCGGGGCCGCCCTGCTCGGCGCCGGCCTTCTCACGATCCGCGCGGTCGTCATGTTCTGGACCGGCAGCGCCTTCCTGTACTTCCTGCAGCCGGTCGCCGGAACCGTCGCCACGGCCACAGCCATCGCGATCACCGCGATGACCGGGCGCCCGCTGATCGACCGGCTCGCCCATGACTTCTGCCCGTTCAGCCCGGACCTGTCCGAGCGGCTGCGGGAGAACCGGTTCTTCCACTACGCCTCGGCGTTGTGGACACTGACCTACTTCATCAACGCCGCTGGCACCGTCTGGCTGCTGTCCCGATCCAGTATCGGCGGGTTCCTGGTCATGAAGTCGGTGCTGTCCCCGCTGTTGTCCGCCACGGCCGTCCTGCTGTCATACCTGACGTTCCGGCTGCTCATGCGCAAGGAGAACGTGGTCATTCGCTGGGGTCATGTTCAGCCCGTGGCGGTCTGA
- a CDS encoding tautomerase family protein, with protein sequence MPMIDVTAAVGTFADKAALTRALAECMMRWEGVPPISLFSDNTAAFVRELPPDALSNANGAADYVRVDVLTPAGVLDRDKKLGVVAEMTQIVSDAAGDPSLTERTWVLISEAPDGGWGIAGHAYTNAEIAEAARRELSTGKQSS encoded by the coding sequence ATGCCGATGATCGATGTAACCGCAGCTGTCGGGACGTTCGCCGACAAGGCCGCCCTGACCCGGGCCCTGGCCGAATGCATGATGCGGTGGGAGGGGGTACCACCGATCTCCCTGTTCTCCGACAACACCGCGGCGTTCGTCCGTGAGCTGCCGCCCGATGCGCTGTCCAATGCCAATGGGGCCGCCGACTACGTCCGGGTCGACGTGCTCACCCCGGCTGGTGTCCTCGACCGGGACAAGAAGCTCGGTGTCGTGGCCGAGATGACCCAGATCGTGTCCGACGCAGCCGGCGACCCGAGCCTGACCGAACGCACCTGGGTGCTGATCAGCGAGGCACCGGACGGCGGCTGGGGCATCGCGGGGCATGCGTACACCAACGCCGAGATCGCCGAGGCGGCCCGCCGGGAGCTGTCCACGGGCAAGCAGAGCAGCTAG
- a CDS encoding TetR/AcrR family transcriptional regulator, translated as MASDSRARMVRSAASLIASRGVNATSFSDVLADSGAPRGSIYHHFPEGKDQLAAEAVRWTGEQVLAFQRAGEFGGAVDVLDRFVGMWRRVVLSSDGRSGCVVAGVAVDTGTVGAAAIRGGEYPAPDADDGLITVVRQTFRAWVSLLAAQFAGVGMPPGRADALAVTTVAALEGALILCRAEGGVGPLDAVAAELARLLPDAAVGPDG; from the coding sequence GTGGCCAGCGACAGCCGGGCCCGGATGGTTCGCAGTGCCGCGTCCTTGATCGCCTCTCGCGGGGTGAACGCGACGTCCTTCTCCGACGTCCTCGCCGACAGCGGCGCTCCGCGCGGATCGATCTACCACCACTTTCCCGAGGGCAAGGACCAACTCGCGGCCGAGGCGGTCCGGTGGACCGGCGAACAGGTGCTCGCCTTCCAGCGCGCTGGTGAATTCGGCGGCGCCGTGGACGTACTCGATCGCTTCGTGGGCATGTGGCGACGCGTCGTGCTGTCCTCGGACGGACGCTCCGGCTGCGTGGTCGCCGGCGTCGCGGTTGACACGGGCACCGTCGGTGCCGCGGCCATCCGGGGCGGGGAGTACCCAGCGCCGGATGCGGACGACGGCCTGATCACCGTCGTTCGGCAGACCTTCCGGGCGTGGGTGTCGCTGCTGGCCGCACAGTTTGCCGGGGTGGGCATGCCGCCCGGGCGGGCGGACGCGCTCGCGGTCACCACGGTCGCCGCGTTGGAAGGAGCGCTCATCCTGTGCCGTGCCGAGGGCGGCGTCGGCCCGCTCGACGCGGTCGCCGCCGAACTTGCTCGGTTGTTGCCGGACGCCGCTGTCGGGCCTGATGGGTAG
- the pstS gene encoding phosphate ABC transporter substrate-binding protein PstS, translating into MQINRIGIAAGLLAAAIALTACGSDKSTSSTGGSSTTGSSSSSGAAGCGKGNLTAEGSTAQQNAMAQWIKDYQTKCGVTVTYNGTGSGAGVSNFIAKQDDFAGSDSALDPTKDEIAKAQTACGSPAVDIPMVVGPIAVAYKVNGVTDLTLTPQVLAKIFLGKITAWNDPAIKAINSSATLPTTKITVFYRSDSSGTTQNFEKYLAANDSTDFTTKPDKDSSKAGFAGQGKTGSQGVQQAIGSTDGAIGYVEWSFAVSGNLNTAKIDNGSGAVDLNADSAGAAVAAAKVASNGGQDLTLKLDYATKAKGAYPIILVTYEIACSKYADSAKGASVKGFLTYTSSDGQASLKDLGYAPLPSEILTKVQATVASIS; encoded by the coding sequence GTGCAGATCAACCGTATTGGCATTGCCGCCGGACTTCTCGCGGCTGCCATCGCGCTGACCGCATGCGGCTCCGACAAGAGCACGTCCTCGACGGGGGGCTCCAGCACCACCGGTTCGAGCTCATCCTCGGGCGCAGCCGGATGCGGCAAGGGCAACCTGACCGCTGAGGGATCCACCGCGCAGCAGAACGCGATGGCCCAGTGGATCAAGGACTACCAGACCAAGTGCGGGGTCACCGTGACCTACAACGGCACGGGTTCTGGCGCCGGCGTCTCGAACTTCATCGCCAAGCAGGATGACTTCGCCGGCTCCGACTCGGCCCTCGACCCGACCAAGGACGAGATCGCCAAGGCGCAGACCGCCTGCGGCTCGCCCGCGGTGGACATCCCGATGGTGGTGGGCCCGATCGCGGTGGCCTACAAGGTGAACGGCGTCACCGATCTGACCCTCACCCCGCAGGTCCTCGCCAAGATCTTCCTCGGCAAGATCACGGCGTGGAACGACCCGGCGATCAAGGCGATCAACTCCTCGGCCACCCTGCCGACCACCAAGATCACCGTCTTCTACCGCAGCGACTCCTCGGGCACGACCCAGAACTTCGAGAAGTACCTCGCGGCCAACGACTCGACCGACTTCACCACCAAGCCGGACAAGGACTCGTCCAAGGCGGGCTTCGCCGGCCAGGGCAAGACCGGCTCCCAGGGCGTGCAGCAGGCCATCGGCTCGACCGATGGCGCCATCGGCTACGTCGAGTGGTCCTTCGCGGTGAGCGGCAACCTCAACACGGCCAAGATCGACAACGGCAGCGGCGCGGTGGACCTCAACGCCGACAGCGCCGGTGCCGCGGTTGCCGCGGCCAAGGTCGCCAGCAACGGCGGCCAGGACCTGACCCTCAAGCTCGACTACGCCACCAAGGCCAAGGGCGCGTACCCGATCATCCTGGTCACCTACGAGATCGCCTGCTCGAAGTACGCGGACTCCGCCAAGGGTGCGTCGGTGAAGGGATTCTTGACCTACACCTCCAGTGACGGTCAGGCTTCACTCAAGGATCTCGGCTATGCACCGCTGCCCAGCGAGATCCTGACCAAGGTCCAGGCCACGGTCGCGTCGATCAGCTAG
- a CDS encoding isocitrate lyase/PEP mutase family protein yields MISFRELHVPGTPLILGNAWDLGSARLLASLGYRAVATTSSGFAATLGRHDGQVSKDEALAHAGQLARGVRVPVSADLENGFADDPAGVAATVAEAAAVGLAGCSIEDYSAALGIYPTAAAVDRVAAAAEAARACGRDFVLTARAENLIRDNPDLADTIARLQAYQDAGADVLFAPGLRTLADVRVVVAAVDRPVNVLLVPGAPTVSELADAGVARVSVGGGFSKVGLAAVASAASELLEHGTADWQQLAERANPLIDTVFRG; encoded by the coding sequence ATGATCAGTTTCCGCGAGCTGCACGTCCCGGGAACCCCGCTCATCCTGGGCAACGCCTGGGACCTCGGCTCGGCTCGATTGCTGGCCTCGCTCGGCTACCGCGCTGTGGCCACGACCAGCAGTGGTTTCGCGGCCACGCTCGGTCGCCATGACGGCCAGGTCAGCAAGGACGAGGCCCTCGCCCACGCCGGTCAGCTCGCGCGCGGCGTGCGGGTGCCCGTTTCCGCCGATCTGGAGAACGGCTTCGCCGACGACCCGGCGGGCGTGGCCGCCACGGTCGCCGAGGCCGCCGCGGTGGGTCTGGCCGGGTGTTCGATCGAGGATTACTCGGCCGCGCTCGGCATCTATCCGACCGCGGCCGCGGTGGACCGGGTTGCGGCGGCCGCGGAAGCTGCCCGCGCGTGCGGTAGGGATTTCGTCCTCACCGCCCGGGCCGAAAACCTGATCCGCGACAACCCCGACCTGGCCGACACGATCGCCCGGTTACAGGCCTACCAGGACGCAGGCGCGGATGTGCTGTTCGCCCCCGGTCTGCGCACCCTGGCTGATGTCCGGGTCGTGGTGGCCGCGGTCGACCGTCCGGTCAACGTGCTGCTGGTTCCGGGAGCTCCTACGGTCAGCGAGCTTGCCGATGCCGGCGTGGCCCGCGTCTCGGTTGGCGGCGGATTCAGCAAGGTCGGATTGGCCGCTGTGGCGAGCGCGGCGAGCGAGCTGCTCGAGCACGGCACGGCAGACTGGCAGCAACTGGCCGAACGGGCGAACCCGCTGATCGACACGGTTTTCCGCGGGTAG
- the pstB gene encoding phosphate ABC transporter ATP-binding protein PstB yields the protein MAKRIDAKNLNIYYSKFLAVSEVNFTIAPRSVTAFIGPSGCGKSTVLRTINRMHEVIAGARVEGDVLLDGENIYGSDIDPVDVRRTIGMVFQRPNPFPTMSIYDNVVAGLKLQSGRISKSDLDATVEKSLRGANLWEEVKDRLNKPGSGLSGGQQQRLCIARAIAVEPQVLLMDEPCSALDPISTLAIEDLIQSLKEKYTIVIVTHNMQQAARVSERTAFFNLAGVGKPGQLVEIDETTKIFSNPTDQRTEDYISGRFG from the coding sequence ATGGCCAAGCGCATCGACGCCAAGAACCTCAACATCTACTACAGCAAGTTCCTGGCGGTGTCCGAGGTGAACTTCACCATCGCGCCACGCTCGGTGACCGCGTTCATCGGGCCGTCCGGCTGCGGCAAGTCGACCGTGCTGCGCACGATCAACCGGATGCACGAGGTCATCGCCGGAGCCCGGGTCGAGGGTGATGTCCTGCTCGATGGCGAGAACATCTACGGATCGGACATCGACCCGGTGGATGTCCGCCGCACCATCGGTATGGTCTTCCAGCGCCCCAACCCGTTCCCGACCATGTCGATCTACGACAACGTCGTCGCCGGGCTCAAGCTGCAGTCCGGCCGGATCAGCAAGAGTGATCTGGACGCGACCGTGGAGAAGTCCCTGCGCGGGGCGAACCTGTGGGAAGAGGTCAAGGACCGCCTGAACAAGCCCGGCTCGGGCCTGTCCGGTGGCCAGCAGCAGCGCCTCTGTATCGCCCGCGCGATCGCCGTGGAGCCCCAGGTCTTGCTGATGGACGAGCCGTGCTCGGCATTGGACCCGATTTCGACACTGGCGATCGAGGACCTGATCCAGAGCCTGAAGGAGAAGTACACGATCGTCATCGTCACGCACAACATGCAGCAGGCGGCCCGGGTCTCGGAGCGCACGGCCTTCTTCAACCTTGCCGGCGTGGGCAAGCCGGGTCAGCTCGTGGAGATCGACGAGACGACGAAGATCTTCTCCAACCCGACCGATCAGCGCACCGAGGACTACATCTCCGGCCGCTTCGGCTGA
- a CDS encoding mechanosensitive ion channel family protein — translation MPVMKRGNLWIPRSAETGRPLGTEALLSLEARIKPDFKRAVGLGVLAVICLGVGDNLGGIRRNDHWKFLVIGLTVGFAVLGASAVRSAGRETFRVSEVRGGPATASALRLLVSVLGYGVILLGILQLLNVNLGSLLVGGAVTGVVVGIAAQQSLGNFFAGLVLMFARPYVPGQRVIVRSGALGGPFEGVITDAGLLYSTIETDDGPINLPNGGLLAAAVGPAPDRSHEPDPSPDAPLTIDPQTGVS, via the coding sequence ATGCCGGTCATGAAAAGAGGAAACCTCTGGATCCCGCGTTCGGCCGAAACCGGGCGCCCGCTCGGTACGGAGGCCCTGCTGTCGTTGGAAGCCCGCATCAAGCCCGACTTCAAGCGCGCGGTCGGCCTCGGAGTGCTGGCGGTCATCTGCCTCGGGGTCGGTGACAATCTCGGCGGCATCCGGCGCAACGACCACTGGAAGTTCCTGGTCATCGGGCTGACCGTCGGTTTCGCCGTCCTGGGAGCATCCGCGGTGCGATCGGCCGGGCGGGAGACCTTCCGGGTGAGCGAGGTCCGAGGCGGTCCGGCGACCGCGTCGGCTCTGCGTCTGCTTGTCTCGGTGCTCGGCTACGGAGTGATCCTGCTGGGCATCCTGCAACTGCTCAACGTCAATCTCGGCAGCCTGCTGGTCGGTGGCGCCGTCACCGGCGTCGTCGTGGGGATCGCCGCGCAGCAATCGCTGGGCAACTTCTTCGCCGGCCTGGTCCTGATGTTCGCCCGGCCCTACGTTCCGGGGCAGCGCGTGATCGTGCGGTCCGGAGCCCTGGGCGGCCCCTTCGAGGGGGTCATCACGGACGCCGGCCTGCTGTACAGCACCATCGAGACGGACGACGGACCGATCAACCTTCCCAACGGAGGGCTGTTGGCCGCCGCGGTGGGTCCGGCCCCCGACCGCAGTCACGAGCCGGACCCCTCCCCCGATGCCCCGCTGACGATCGATCCGCAAACGGGAGTCAGCTGA
- a CDS encoding Lrp/AsnC family transcriptional regulator — translation MASDMSLPGASVAAEDQPAAMDETDRRIVDALRADGRLSMRALAERLHISRANAYARAERLHQAGVITGYSATINPRRYGYGLSAYVYLRISQHSWQEMRRRVMEIPEVEHGSLVSGEFDIVLLVRTRDTATLRDLVLSRLQAMPDVLGTQTVLIFDELAPVRE, via the coding sequence ATGGCTTCTGACATGTCACTCCCGGGCGCGTCCGTCGCGGCCGAGGACCAGCCCGCCGCGATGGACGAGACCGACCGGCGGATCGTCGACGCGCTACGGGCGGACGGTCGGCTGTCCATGCGGGCCCTGGCCGAGCGGCTGCACATCTCCCGGGCCAACGCCTACGCCCGGGCTGAGCGGCTCCACCAGGCGGGGGTGATCACGGGGTACTCCGCGACGATCAACCCCCGCCGCTATGGCTACGGCCTGTCGGCCTACGTCTACCTCCGGATCAGCCAGCATTCGTGGCAGGAGATGCGCCGCCGGGTGATGGAGATTCCCGAGGTCGAGCACGGCTCGCTCGTGTCCGGTGAGTTCGACATCGTGCTGCTCGTGCGCACGCGGGACACAGCGACGCTGCGGGACCTGGTGCTCAGCCGGCTGCAGGCGATGCCGGACGTGCTGGGCACTCAAACGGTGTTGATCTTCGACGAGTTGGCCCCGGTCCGGGAGTGA
- a CDS encoding MarR family winged helix-turn-helix transcriptional regulator: MSDTNGGVRPIVLALRQLSLGGENHRRRMAKALHIGTTELAVMNHLQASERLTPREVGQRLGITTGSTTAVLDRIERAGYVVRTPNPEDRRSLYLSLTPLGQRAMTWVLEQHDAQVAEAVAGHAKADLAEFAELINDVGIALSAPLRDTGKNKPPKPAKT; the protein is encoded by the coding sequence GTGTCAGATACCAACGGAGGGGTTCGGCCGATCGTGCTGGCCCTGCGCCAGCTCTCGCTCGGCGGGGAGAATCATCGTCGACGCATGGCCAAGGCCTTGCACATCGGCACCACCGAGCTAGCCGTCATGAATCACCTGCAGGCCTCCGAGCGGCTCACGCCGCGGGAGGTCGGACAACGTCTGGGCATCACCACCGGCAGCACGACCGCCGTACTGGACCGGATCGAGCGCGCCGGCTACGTCGTGCGAACGCCTAACCCTGAGGACCGCCGCAGCCTGTATCTCTCCCTCACCCCGCTGGGGCAACGGGCCATGACGTGGGTCCTGGAGCAGCACGACGCACAGGTGGCCGAGGCCGTGGCCGGTCACGCCAAGGCGGATCTGGCCGAGTTCGCCGAGCTCATCAACGACGTCGGGATCGCCCTGAGCGCACCGTTGCGTGACACCGGCAAGAACAAGCCGCCGAAGCCCGCCAAGACCTGA
- the pstA gene encoding phosphate ABC transporter permease PstA has translation MTAVAPVSTSLAASGGQGSRKVKDRTATTLVYACFGVALIPLIWLLWTVLSKGLHAITRNGWFTHSQRGLTYRDPGGGALHAIIGTLEQVLLCTAISVPIAILVAIYLVEYGRGPIARATTFMVDILTGIPSIVAALFIYAAFITTFGLQRAGWLVSLALVMLMIPVIVRTTEEMLKLVPNELREASYALGVPKWKTIVKIVLPTAMSGIITGVVLGIARVAGETAPLLILVGYSPNRNSDLFQGTQGSLPGMIKDQFSNIGNTTILQNGHKVTVHYAADRMWGAALTLIVLVMALNLLARLIARRSKVSN, from the coding sequence ATGACCGCGGTCGCGCCCGTCTCCACCTCGCTGGCCGCCAGCGGGGGCCAGGGCAGCCGGAAGGTCAAGGACCGGACCGCCACGACGCTGGTATACGCCTGCTTCGGCGTGGCGTTGATCCCGCTGATCTGGTTGCTGTGGACGGTGCTGAGCAAGGGTCTGCACGCCATCACGCGCAATGGCTGGTTCACCCATTCCCAGCGTGGGCTGACCTACCGCGATCCGGGCGGCGGCGCGTTGCACGCCATCATCGGCACGCTCGAACAGGTGTTGCTGTGCACGGCGATCTCGGTCCCGATCGCCATCCTGGTCGCGATCTACCTCGTCGAGTACGGGCGCGGTCCCATCGCCCGGGCCACCACCTTCATGGTCGATATCCTGACCGGCATTCCCTCGATCGTGGCGGCGCTGTTCATCTACGCGGCGTTCATCACGACCTTCGGGCTGCAGCGGGCGGGTTGGTTGGTCTCCCTCGCGCTGGTCATGCTGATGATCCCGGTCATCGTGCGGACGACCGAGGAAATGCTCAAGCTCGTCCCCAACGAGCTGCGGGAAGCCTCCTACGCCCTCGGTGTTCCGAAGTGGAAGACGATCGTCAAGATCGTGCTGCCCACCGCGATGAGCGGCATCATCACCGGCGTCGTGCTCGGTATCGCCCGGGTGGCCGGCGAAACCGCCCCGCTGCTGATCCTGGTGGGCTACTCGCCCAACCGGAACAGCGACCTCTTCCAGGGGACGCAGGGATCGCTGCCGGGCATGATCAAGGACCAGTTCTCCAACATCGGCAACACGACGATCCTGCAGAACGGGCACAAGGTCACCGTCCACTACGCGGCCGACCGGATGTGGGGCGCAGCGCTCACCCTGATCGTCCTGGTGATGGCGCTCAACCTGCTGGCCCGCCTCATCGCCCGCCGGTCCAAGGTCTCGAACTGA